One Buchnera aphidicola (Panaphis juglandis) DNA segment encodes these proteins:
- the der gene encoding ribosome biogenesis GTPase Der, with the protein MTITVVLIGQTNVGKSTLFNQLTNKNSALVHNYSNFTVDRKYGVIKFDDFDVNIIDTSGINDLKSHKEPLEIQIFNQIMYSIEESNIVFFVLNIQDMVSNSQKDLINYLKKKSKKIFLVINKIDTIKNYESFFYDYYCLNVKDVFFISSLKNIGISDLKEKLRLWLIFKYKNLYNYSLNYLNKNSFIYKYKSIKYDSVIAIVGKPNVGKSTLLNTLLNKNRVVTSDTSGTTRDSISETLMMKKKRFIIIDTAGIKNKNKNLTQSLPILQTLQSISYAQIVVVMVDVKQGLTKQDLWIFNTVLSSGKRLLVLMNKSENLTLKQKIHIKNFLLSKYTIFQFIDIHFISALYKKNIKKIFFFLYKLCKCFNKPIKTSQLIKIMNHAVCQNSPQFFQGKEIKLKYAHFGGYYPPTIVIHGKRVLNLSNSYRKYLMSFFQKNLYIKGIKINIIFKNISNDKIKK; encoded by the coding sequence ATGACTATTACAGTTGTACTTATCGGACAAACTAACGTTGGAAAATCTACTTTATTTAATCAATTAACTAATAAAAATTCTGCTTTAGTTCATAATTATTCAAATTTTACTGTAGATCGTAAATATGGAGTAATAAAATTTGATGACTTCGATGTTAATATTATCGATACTTCTGGAATAAATGATTTAAAAAGCCACAAAGAACCATTAGAAATTCAAATTTTTAATCAAATCATGTATTCAATAGAAGAATCTAATATTGTATTTTTTGTTTTAAATATTCAAGATATGGTGTCTAATTCTCAAAAAGATCTCATTAATTATCTTAAAAAAAAATCAAAAAAGATTTTTTTAGTTATCAATAAAATTGATACTATTAAAAATTATGAATCTTTTTTTTACGATTATTATTGTTTAAATGTTAAAGATGTATTTTTTATATCTTCTTTAAAAAATATTGGGATCAGTGATTTAAAAGAAAAACTACGATTATGGTTAATTTTTAAATATAAAAATTTGTATAATTATTCTTTAAATTATCTTAATAAAAATAGTTTTATTTATAAATATAAAAGTATTAAATATGATTCAGTTATTGCTATCGTTGGAAAACCTAATGTAGGAAAATCAACTTTATTAAATACACTGTTAAATAAAAATCGAGTTGTAACATCTGATACATCTGGCACTACTCGTGATAGTATTTCTGAAACTTTAATGATGAAAAAAAAGAGATTCATAATTATTGACACTGCTGGTATAAAAAATAAAAATAAAAATCTTACACAATCACTACCAATATTACAAACTTTACAATCTATTTCATATGCACAAATTGTGGTTGTAATGGTTGATGTGAAACAAGGATTAACTAAGCAAGATTTATGGATTTTTAATACTGTACTGAGTTCTGGAAAACGATTATTAGTTTTAATGAATAAATCTGAGAATTTAACTCTTAAACAAAAAATACATATTAAAAATTTTTTGTTGTCTAAGTATACAATATTTCAATTTATTGATATTCATTTTATTTCTGCTTTATATAAAAAAAATATTAAAAAAATATTTTTCTTTTTATATAAATTATGTAAATGTTTCAATAAACCTATAAAAACATCACAGTTGATTAAAATTATGAATCATGCAGTTTGTCAAAATTCACCACAATTTTTTCAAGGTAAAGAAATAAAGTTAAAATATGCACATTTCGGAGGATATTATCCTCCTACCATTGTTATACATGGAAAAAGAGTACTGAATCTTTCAAATAGTTACCGAAAATATTTAATGAGTTTTTTTCAAAAAAATTTATATATTAAAGGTATAAAAATAAATATAATTTTTAAAAATATTTCTAATGATAAAATTAAAAAATAG
- the ilvC gene encoding ketol-acid reductoisomerase gives MTKNYFNQLNFRNQVIQLKKCKFLDRSEFKGIIDILKKKQVVIIGCGSQGLNQGLNMRDSGLNIAFALKKDSIKNKNKSWVNATHNGFKVDDYDKLIPKADLVINLTPDKQHSNVIRKIQPLMKKGSVLGYSHGFNIVEMGEKIREDITVIMVAPKCPGTEVRKEYQRGFGVPSLIAVHSENDIYKKGYDVAKCWAYSIGSHRAGVLKSSFIAEVKSDLMGEQTILCGLLQTSSVIIYDKLIDDGHESGFALNLLKNGWEVITESLKHGGITLMLNRVSNSAKFRIHELSIQLKKILKPLFQRHMDDIISGKFSSGMMEDWKNKDRNLLKWRSEIKNTNFENSYDSDIKIFENDYFEYGTLMVAILKAGVELAFETMISSGISSESAYYESLHELPLIANTISRKRLYEMNLVISDTAEYGSYLFTKRALPILDIFFKDNILREDIGVSYPNTNINNIELQNINDAIYNHKIENIGRKLRIHMKNMKSIFIN, from the coding sequence ATGACCAAGAATTATTTTAATCAATTGAATTTTCGAAACCAAGTAATTCAATTAAAAAAATGTAAATTTTTAGATCGATCAGAATTTAAAGGTATAATAGATATTCTAAAAAAAAAACAAGTGGTAATTATTGGTTGTGGTTCTCAAGGTCTGAATCAAGGTTTAAATATGCGTGATTCAGGACTAAATATAGCATTTGCTTTAAAAAAAGACAGCATTAAAAATAAAAATAAATCATGGGTAAATGCAACTCATAATGGTTTTAAAGTTGATGATTACGATAAATTAATACCTAAAGCTGATTTAGTAATTAACTTAACTCCAGATAAACAACATTCAAATGTTATTAGAAAAATTCAACCATTGATGAAAAAAGGATCGGTGTTGGGTTATTCTCATGGTTTTAATATTGTAGAAATGGGTGAGAAGATTCGTGAAGATATTACTGTAATTATGGTAGCTCCAAAATGTCCGGGTACTGAGGTAAGAAAAGAGTATCAAAGAGGATTTGGTGTTCCTTCTTTGATTGCTGTGCATTCTGAAAATGATATTTATAAAAAAGGTTATGATGTTGCGAAATGTTGGGCTTATTCTATTGGAAGTCATCGTGCTGGAGTATTAAAATCATCATTTATTGCTGAAGTAAAATCTGATTTAATGGGTGAGCAAACGATATTATGTGGTTTATTACAAACCAGTTCTGTAATTATTTATGATAAGTTAATTGATGACGGACATGAATCTGGTTTTGCATTGAATTTGTTAAAAAATGGATGGGAAGTTATTACTGAATCTTTGAAACATGGTGGAATTACTTTAATGTTGAATCGTGTTTCTAATTCTGCAAAGTTTCGTATTCATGAGTTATCAATACAATTAAAAAAAATATTAAAGCCACTATTTCAAAGGCATATGGATGATATTATTTCAGGTAAATTTTCTTCAGGTATGATGGAAGATTGGAAAAATAAGGATCGTAATTTATTAAAATGGAGATCAGAAATAAAAAATACAAATTTTGAAAATTCTTATGATTCTGATATTAAAATTTTTGAAAATGATTATTTTGAATATGGAACATTAATGGTTGCTATTTTAAAAGCAGGAGTTGAATTAGCTTTTGAAACCATGATATCTTCTGGTATTTCATCAGAATCTGCATATTATGAATCACTACATGAATTACCATTAATTGCAAATACTATATCTAGAAAACGTTTATATGAAATGAATCTTGTAATTTCTGATACTGCTGAATATGGTAGTTATTTATTTACGAAACGAGCTTTACCAATATTAGATATCTTTTTCAAAGATAATATTCTACGTGAAGATATTGGTGTATCTTATCCTAATACTAATATTAATAATATAGAATTGCAAAATATTAATGACGCTATTTATAATCATAAGATTGAAAATATTGGTAGAAAACTAAGAATTCATATGAAAAATATGAAAAGTATATTTATAAATTAA
- the iscU gene encoding Fe-S cluster assembly scaffold IscU, with protein sequence MTYSKKVIDHYENPRNAGSFKNTKSKKIGSGLVGAPACGDVMKLQIKVNENGIIEDACFKTYGCGSAIASSSLITEWIKGKSIDEAEKIKNTTIAKELQLPPVKIHCSILAEDAIKAAIRDYKNKKNK encoded by the coding sequence ATGACGTATAGTAAAAAAGTAATTGATCATTATGAAAATCCTCGTAATGCTGGTTCTTTTAAAAATACAAAATCAAAAAAAATTGGTAGTGGATTGGTAGGAGCACCAGCTTGTGGTGATGTTATGAAATTACAAATTAAAGTTAATGAAAATGGAATTATTGAAGACGCGTGTTTTAAAACATACGGTTGCGGTTCTGCAATCGCATCAAGTTCATTAATTACAGAATGGATTAAAGGAAAATCAATTGATGAAGCAGAAAAAATAAAAAACACTACTATTGCAAAAGAATTGCAATTACCTCCAGTAAAAATTCATTGTTCAATTTTAGCAGAAGACGCAATTAAAGCTGCAATTCGTGATTACAAAAATAAAAAAAATAAATAA
- the fdx gene encoding ISC system 2Fe-2S type ferredoxin, whose product MCKIIFLPHKILIPKGAKFSINIGETILDIALKNKINMQHACEKSCACSTCHCIIRKGYDSLSKITEKEDDVLDKAYNVEYYSRLSCQAKIISLEKNIEVEIP is encoded by the coding sequence ATGTGCAAAATAATCTTTTTACCTCATAAAATTTTAATTCCTAAAGGAGCAAAATTTTCAATAAATATTGGGGAAACAATTTTAGATATTGCTCTAAAAAACAAAATCAATATGCAACATGCATGTGAAAAATCATGTGCATGCAGCACATGTCATTGCATTATTCGTAAAGGATATGATTCATTATCTAAAATTACTGAAAAAGAAGATGATGTTTTAGATAAGGCTTATAACGTTGAATATTACAGTAGATTATCTTGTCAAGCTAAAATCATTAGTTTAGAAAAAAACATTGAAGTTGAAATACCATAA
- a CDS encoding IscS subfamily cysteine desulfurase has protein sequence MKFPIYLDYAATTPVDEEIMKKMMKYLTINGIFGNSSSRSHQFGWSSEDIVNKSREKIAQLINADSREIIFTSGATESNNLAIKGCSDFYKNKGNHIITSSIEHKSVLDTCRYLEQNNYSVTYVNPDQCGRIKINNILKNIHENTILVSIMYVNNETGTMQDIQEISKICRLKKIFLHVDATQGVGKIPIDLKKTHIDLMSFSAHKIYGPKGIGVLYVKRRPRVRLTAQIHGGSHERGMRSGTLPVHQIVGMGEACHIAKNNMFHESKYIENLRNMLWNGIKNIEEIYLNTNLNHSAPHILNVSFNFVEGESLIMGLKNLAVSSGSACTSSSLEPSYVLRALGLKDELAHSSIRFSIGKFTTKEEIEYTITMIHQAIKKLRDLSPLWEMFKSGIDMEKVKWQSN, from the coding sequence ATGAAATTTCCAATTTATTTAGACTATGCAGCAACAACTCCAGTAGATGAAGAAATTATGAAAAAAATGATGAAATATTTAACCATCAATGGAATATTTGGAAATTCATCATCCAGATCACATCAATTCGGTTGGTCGTCAGAAGATATAGTGAATAAATCAAGAGAAAAAATAGCTCAATTAATTAACGCTGATTCAAGAGAAATAATATTTACATCCGGAGCCACTGAATCCAACAACTTAGCAATTAAAGGATGTAGTGATTTTTATAAAAATAAGGGTAATCATATTATTACTAGCAGTATTGAACATAAATCAGTACTAGATACATGTAGATATCTTGAACAAAATAATTATTCTGTTACATACGTCAACCCTGATCAATGTGGAAGAATTAAAATAAATAATATTTTAAAAAACATCCATGAAAATACAATACTAGTTTCAATCATGTATGTCAATAATGAAACAGGAACAATGCAGGATATTCAAGAAATATCAAAGATTTGCCGTTTAAAAAAAATTTTTTTACACGTTGATGCAACTCAAGGAGTTGGAAAAATTCCTATCGACCTTAAAAAAACTCATATTGATTTAATGTCATTTTCTGCACATAAAATATACGGACCTAAAGGTATAGGAGTATTATACGTAAAAAGAAGACCAAGAGTTCGGTTAACAGCACAAATTCATGGAGGTAGTCATGAACGAGGAATGAGATCCGGAACTTTACCAGTTCACCAAATTGTAGGAATGGGAGAAGCATGTCATATTGCTAAAAATAATATGTTTCATGAATCAAAATATATTGAAAATTTAAGAAATATGTTATGGAACGGAATTAAAAATATTGAAGAAATATATTTAAATACTAATTTAAATCATAGTGCACCACATATTTTAAATGTCAGTTTCAATTTTGTTGAAGGAGAATCATTGATTATGGGATTAAAAAATTTAGCTGTTTCTTCAGGATCAGCTTGTACATCTTCTAGTTTAGAACCATCATATGTATTACGTGCATTAGGATTAAAAGATGAACTTGCACATAGTTCGATTAGATTTTCAATTGGTAAATTTACTACAAAAGAAGAAATTGAATATACAATTACAATGATACATCAAGCAATTAAAAAATTACGTGACTTATCACCACTGTGGGAAATGTTTAAATCTGGAATCGATATGGAAAAAGTAAAATGGCAATCTAACTAA
- the ilvD gene encoding dihydroxy-acid dehydratase has translation MPIYRSKTSTSGRNMAGARALWRATGMQDSDFKKPIIAVVNSFVQFVPGHIHLHHVGKLVAEEINNSGGVAKEFNTIAIDDGIAMGHSGMLYSLPSRELIADSVEYMINAHCVDSMICISNCDKITPGMFMAALRLNIPTVFVSGGPMEAGKVNYLDQVKKINLVDAIANSANPNVSEKIVNNIEKFACPTCGSCSGMFTANSMNCLIEAMGLALPGNGTLLATHVDRKKLFIKSAKAIVQLTKRYYDGNDDSALPRNIANKNAFENSMRLDIAMGGSTNTILHLLAAAQEGEINFTMSDIDLLSKTTPHLCKVAPSTDLYHMEDVHRAGGVMGILGELNRVKLIHGFVKNILNITLNDTLRKFDIIETKDIEVIRMFCAGPMGVRTVKPYSQDFRWNNLDKDREFGCIRSEKFSFSKDGGLAVLYGNLAKNGCIVKTASLDEDQMIFKGPAKVYESQEDAVEAILSNQIFMGDVLVIRYEGPKGGPGMQEMLYPSTYLKSMGIDKTCALITDGRFSGGTSGLSIGHISPEAADKGLIALIKNNDVIHINIPKRLIYVDISDEEIKKRIILENKSKNPYHPKNRIRKVSLSLKLYSLFATSADQGAVRNKNKIQNLMYK, from the coding sequence ATGCCGATATATCGTTCTAAAACCAGTACTAGTGGTAGAAATATGGCAGGAGCAAGAGCATTATGGAGAGCTACAGGAATGCAAGATAGTGATTTTAAAAAACCTATTATTGCTGTAGTAAATTCTTTTGTTCAATTTGTTCCTGGACACATACATTTACACCATGTAGGAAAATTGGTGGCAGAAGAAATTAATAATAGTGGTGGTGTTGCAAAAGAATTTAATACTATTGCGATTGATGATGGTATTGCAATGGGTCATTCGGGTATGTTATATTCTTTACCATCAAGAGAATTAATTGCAGATTCTGTTGAATATATGATTAATGCACATTGTGTAGATTCTATGATTTGCATTTCGAATTGTGATAAAATTACTCCAGGTATGTTTATGGCAGCATTAAGATTAAATATACCAACTGTATTTGTATCCGGTGGTCCCATGGAAGCTGGTAAAGTGAATTATTTAGATCAAGTAAAAAAAATTAATCTTGTTGATGCAATCGCTAATAGTGCTAATCCAAATGTTTCTGAAAAAATTGTAAATAATATTGAAAAATTTGCATGCCCGACATGTGGTTCGTGTTCAGGAATGTTTACTGCTAATTCTATGAATTGTTTAATAGAAGCGATGGGTTTAGCGCTACCAGGAAATGGTACTTTATTAGCAACGCATGTTGATAGAAAAAAATTGTTTATTAAATCAGCAAAGGCAATTGTTCAGTTAACAAAACGATATTATGATGGTAACGATGATTCTGCTTTACCTCGTAATATTGCAAATAAGAATGCATTTGAAAACTCTATGCGTTTAGATATTGCTATGGGTGGTTCAACTAATACAATACTACATTTATTAGCTGCTGCTCAAGAAGGTGAAATTAATTTCACTATGAGTGATATTGATCTTTTATCAAAAACAACACCTCATTTATGTAAAGTTGCTCCTAGTACAGATTTATACCATATGGAAGACGTTCATCGTGCTGGTGGAGTGATGGGTATTTTAGGAGAATTAAATAGAGTAAAATTAATACATGGTTTTGTCAAAAATATTTTAAATATTACATTAAATGATACATTAAGAAAATTTGACATCATAGAAACAAAAGATATTGAAGTTATTCGTATGTTTTGTGCTGGACCTATGGGTGTTAGAACAGTAAAACCGTATTCACAAGATTTTAGATGGAATAATTTAGATAAAGATCGTGAATTTGGTTGTATTCGTTCAGAAAAGTTTTCTTTCAGCAAGGATGGTGGTTTGGCTGTTTTATATGGAAATTTAGCAAAAAATGGATGTATTGTTAAAACAGCTAGTTTAGATGAAGATCAAATGATTTTTAAAGGACCTGCTAAAGTTTATGAGAGTCAAGAGGATGCAGTAGAAGCAATATTGAGTAACCAGATTTTCATGGGAGATGTTTTGGTTATTCGATATGAAGGTCCAAAAGGTGGACCGGGTATGCAAGAAATGTTGTATCCAAGTACTTATTTAAAATCTATGGGAATAGATAAAACATGTGCTCTAATTACCGATGGTCGATTTTCTGGTGGAACTTCGGGTTTATCAATTGGTCATATTTCACCAGAGGCTGCTGATAAAGGTTTAATTGCTTTAATTAAAAATAATGATGTCATACATATTAATATTCCAAAAAGATTAATTTATGTAGATATTTCCGATGAAGAAATTAAAAAACGAATCATTTTAGAGAATAAATCCAAAAATCCGTATCATCCAAAAAATCGAATTCGTAAAGTTTCATTATCTTTAAAGTTGTATTCACTGTTTGCTACGAGCGCTGATCAAGGTGCAGTACGCAATAAAAATAAAATTCAAAATTTAATGTATAAATAA